AAGAAAGAGAGGTGATTGATTAGGAATTTACCCTCCGATTTCGTGACATATTAACAATTTGCCCCTTTTAGTTTGGACCTGATAAGAGGACCCTGTTTCTGTTCGTTAATGGGcccatgttttgtttgttttattgtAGTGGGCCTCAGAGTATTTGGGATAGACAACGCCTTTGTTAGAAATGTATGATTTATCAAGAGAATAAAGCTTTCATCTTTTCGTCTCATCAGCTGGTTGATCCAATTATTCAATATCGATTGAGAATTTCTTTTTTAGTAATATGTTAGTTCATTTTTGTATCataaatacttaagtaataTTAATGTCTTTCAGTAAAAATTAAGTGACATAGTATAATGTGACATTATTTTATCGATtgggggaatttttttttatcaaagttgGAAGAACACCTTGCTCGTTGTTTCGAACCGATCGTTGTGATCATGTAAACAAAAAGTGATCCTTGAGATATGCTTGCGGAAAAGGAGTCAAAAAGATTGCTCCATGATATACCTTCCTTAACCACGGTGGAAGAACATCTTGCTTTTTTGAACTTCTTTTTATGTaaatatatttaataaatattggATTTGTGAACATATATGAGTTCCATTATATAAGAAGGACGCACTATTAGATTTGATATTAATTATTGAGATTAAAACAATAAAACCAAGCCTTATTTATTAGTCATCATTGATATCAAATCTAACAATGAGTTACCATAGATTTTATATTTCTTGGTCACCATATAAGAGAGAATGATCAAACTAGCATCCCCtataagaggtcgcacttggtgcgatggcaagtgtcttcgcccatgagcggtaggtctcgggttcgagacttgggagcagcctctccataaaatgggggtaaggctagccgacattcacctctcccagaccctgcgtaaaaacgggagccttgtgcactgggtacgacctttttgaAGTAGGATTTCATCTCTTTCAAATTTCTCTATTCTCCTCTCTCCTTATATTTAAACAGTCACAATTATCCGATGCCAACATCTTGTACTGACTTCTTTAGACTTGAGAAGAAATTATACTTCTTCAATTTCAATGTTTCTGTGAGGAAGATCTCTGAAAGATAAAGATGATTCTTCACTTTACACTTTCACTGTGAGTCTGCGACTCTATGTACTTAAACTTTAAACCTAACTTCTCTGCCTCACCCTCTCTCTGACCCAGGTCTCCCCTCTCTCTTGTGAACTCAGAGCCTCTCAATTTTGGCAACGTGTTATCACTTGATTGGTCACACCTGATACATCACCCAATATAATATCTCAGAGCTCCTTCTTCTGCGAGCAGCCATGGATGCCGCAGCAGCTTCTGCTACAACAATGAAAGCCGTTAACTTCCTAGGAACTCCGGTCACCCAAAGAATTACTACCCCGACTACCTTAACCTCTTCGATTCCTAACTGTAACACGAAAATTCACTCTCTTTATCTCCCAAACTCCAACCCCAGAAACAGAGCTATTCCTCTGCTCCCTCGCTGCTCCACAAAGCCTGGCACCGACACCACCGACAACGAAAACCCACAAAATTCGACCGTTGAACCCAATTTAGATTCAAACCCCACGAACCCATCAACACCCTCTtggaaagatgcaatctttTCTCCTATACCACCATCAATTTCTTCTTCTGTCACCAAAGGATTGGTATTCGATTTGGGTTTGGAAGGTTCGTGGGACAGCGCAGAAGTCGGGTCACCAGTTGTGAAGAGGTTTCTGGGTGATGAGGAAGAGAGATGGTACATGTGGTACTATGGCAGTTCGAATTCGGAGGGTTCGGATTCGATTGGGTTAGCAGTTTCGAGCAATGGGGTTCATTGGGAAAGAGGCGGAGGAGCAGTTCAGTCGAGCCAGGACGTGGGAGCGGTGATCAATTGCGGGAAAGATTGGTGGGCGTTTGACACCCAGAGCATTAGGCCCTCTGAGGTGGTGGTCATGTCCAGCTCAAAGGTCAGAGCTTCCAGCGCTGTTTACTGGCTCTATTACACTGGCTACAGCGCTGAGGAGGCAGAGATTTCTTCCGATCGTCGCAATTTGGAACTGGATTTGGAGAACCCGGAAAGGATGAAGAATGGTGCGAATGCCAGGAAGATTTTGAAGTCTTTGCCTGGACTGGCAATTAGTCAGGATGGGAGGCATTGGGCAAGGATTGAAGGGGAGCATCACAGCGGGGCGCTTTTCGATGTGGGACTGCAGGAAGAGTGGGATTCTTCATTTGTTGCAGCTCCTCATGTTGTTTATCATGAGAGTGGTGATCTTAGAATGTATTACCATTCATTTAATTTGGAAAATGGGGTTTATTCAATTGGGATTGCAAGATCAAGGGATGGGATTAAGTGGGTAAAGTTGGGGAAAATAATCGGGGGAGGAAGAAGTGGAGGGTTTGATGAGATGGGAGCAATGAATCCATGTGTGGTGAGGAACAAGAAAGATGGGGATTATTTGATGGCATACGAAGGTGTTTGTGCAGATGGAGGGAGGGGGATTGGATTGGCTGTGTCCAAAGATGGTTTGAAGGACTGGACAAAGATTGGAGATGGGGTGGTACTAGGGGCATCTGAGGAATGTGGGTGGGATAACAAAGGGGTTGGATCTCCATGTTTGGTTCAGATGGatggggaagaagatgagtggaGGTTGTATTATAGAGGTGTTGGGGATGGGGGGAGGAGTGGGATTGGGATGGCAGTTTCAGAAGGGAGTGATGTTAGAAGGTTTAGAAGATGGGcaggtttccatttgtgagatTTGTATGTGttcattgaaatttgaatatGTTGTTTCTCATTTGGGTGTGGATTTTTATCATTGTTTGTGAGTTTGTAATTGCAAGGTTCACACACCTTGAATATGACTGCTATTTGCACTAAATCAAACCAAATCATTGGTACATAAAGGATAGGTTTAATGAGCATAAGCTATGAAGTTTATACTAAATTTTAAGTTTGTCTAGACCTGTTTTTAGAAGGGCTAATAACGCTTTCagataattaaaaatcaatcgttaaaaatatttaaaagtgGTTTTCTAGAGAATATTTGGATTTTTAATCAAACTTTTATTCTACTTCTGATAAACACTTTATGGTTCAAACGTACCCTTAGGATTGGATGAATTGGGTAACTCGTTTATATTCATATTGAATTAGATGGACTAATCAAGAATGAACTTATCCTATTCAATTGCATGACTAATCCTTCTCAATTGAAAGTTTgtctccatttttttctttcaaatactTTTGAATGTAGTGAGTTGTAATCTAAAGGAATCCAGTTCCAAGTAAGTGACATGATTCTGCAAAGGagttcctaaatttgaaatcCAAACACAACATATTCAAATGCCAAGGTCAAGCCCTATCACAGTGATGGAGAGGAATGTTGCCCTTTGCACTACATATTGGATTTGAACCCTATCAACTCTCTAATTTAACATATAATCTAACAacttgtttgataaaaaaaaaaataataataaattataaaacacacgcacacacacacaagcctTATCACATTGATGGAGAGGAATGTTGCTCTTTGCACTACAGATTGGATTTGAACTCTATTGACTCTctaatttaacatctaatctaacaactcgtttgataaaaaaataaaaaaataaaaaaacaaacacacactaatacacacacacaccaaggTCAAGGCCTATCTTTTAAGTTGTCTTCAGTCCAAGCCCGAATATAGATAGAAAGGTTCACGCCCCAAGTAGTGAATTAAAGTTGGgcctaagggctggtttggtattgctgtgctttgaaaaaaaatcgatgtgagaataagcggctgtgctgtgagaataaacggctgtgaaataaatcagcagagtgtttggtaaatttttttgtaaaagtgcttttggaaaaaaaaagcaatctgatagtgtgtcttttcattaaaggagcactgtagctccgtgtgctttgaaaaaaaccagttttccaaagctgcaaatagcagcttcagctttttcctttgatttcagcttattctcacagcagcttccaaaataagccctttttttttagtttaccaaacacctaaaaccctcacagctttttttcatgggtgcttttttttaagcacctcactcccaaaccacccctaactCTTACCTGATGGTTTGACGAGGGATTTAGAGAAAGGAACACAATGATATACTTTGGATTTGGGAAGGCTGAAGTCCAAATGCTTCCATCTTCTCCAACATGTTTACAAAACTTTTGGCATTAAAAAGgggggtaatgctagggagactaaaattgtagataaaatttaataaactaaatgacatgcaagttgataattgaattattacttaagtattgataaacatgctcattcatattggtgacacataatttagtttgcaaattttgtctctctagcattaccctaaaAAGAACAACACTACATTATGTAGTTTTTGTTATCCATACATACATTATCTAGTCACGAAATAATTTTTGTAGTATGACATGATAAAGTTGTAAATGATTTTGTTTCTTGCATAATCAACAAACAAACTCATAGAACATTGTTATCTTCTGGTTGATCAAATAACTTGTTACTTAAAACTAAAGGCAACAACTCCTTATTACACTTAATTATATTAGTCGCTAATCATCAACCCTCCGATCCCTAACAGTTACCTTACCTAGACTCTAAAAAGTCAAAACACAGGCGATCCAGACGGTGAAGTATAAACCAAATCGAGTAAACTGTTCCAGTAACTCCTGTTCTCTTCAAACCCGTCACCGCCGCATCCATTGCCGCCGACGCCATTTTCGGAGATATGTCCTCCCAGAGACGCGTTCTGCTGATGATCCTCTGAGTTGTAAACCAAAACATCCGTGAAATCCTCCATGATCATACTTGAAAGCCCAGTTGGCACAATCACATTCTCCTCCTCATCAATACTACCTGACCTATAATTGTGCGCAAACCATGCAGCACTAGCATCCGTATAGCCATAGGTAACATTATCATTGTCCTGCAACAACCCGGACTCGCATGGAACaatattgtttatgttttgCATAGGAGGAGGATTAAACGCGTTATTAACGTACGGGAAGTTCAACGTGGACGTCGGAGATTCAAGGTCGTCCACGGCAGTCATAGAACCACCTGAAAACACCATACTGTTAACGTTGTCTCTAATTGTTGACTTTGTAGTCAACGACCAAGCCCCTTGCCATGCTTTCAGCACATCCAGATACGGAAGCGCCGGCGGGGCCTTGCTGACGTGTACTACATGGTGAGCAGGGTTGGGGGAGCTGCTGATCATGAGGTGGTGTTGGAGAGGGTTAGCGTTGGTGAAGCCAAGCTTGGATTCCTTGCCCAGTCTGGCCTCGGCTTCGAGCCTGGCGCTCTCCCACTGAGCCATGTGGCTTATGTTGGCTGTGTCTCTCGCAAGGCCGCTGCCAGAGCCGAGACCCTCGTGGTGCTTCGGTTTGTGAGTCATCGGGTCTATGCCCATCTTGGTTAGTCTCTTCTTGAGATGTGTGTTCCAGTAGTTTTTGATCTCGTTGTCTGTCCTCTTCGGCAAATGGGTTGCTATAGCTGACCACCTGAGATCAGTGAAGTAATTATTGAGTACATATCTAACAAATTACATACTAATTGTCTTTTTCATGGCttaacatataaataattaGCTGAATCAgtaattaataaagaagaagatAAAGGAGAATATTAGTACTATATATACACGAACACATGTATCTATACACACTTAGCTAGGGTTCTATTGTTTCAACGATGTATAAAActggaggggagagagagagagagagagagagagagaggtgagcaTTTGGGAAGAACGTATAGTAATTAGCTCACTGCACTTAAACTCTACTTGTATATATCATAGCTCTTTCCTTCAGCTGGCTCCGCCCTATCTATTCATCTCTTTTTTCAAATGGATATTTAGGGATCTCTTGTTCATAGATCTTGAAACCAGATCAATATCCATTTCTCAATATATCTATCTATCGATAGaaagatatagatctcttctATCTGGCCATATCTAAATATGGAAGAACCAACACTTAAAGGCGTACTGACGGAATACGTGATTCAGTACTACAGTACTGTTGGAGTGAATGATAACATCTAATCTAGTCATGATCACTGTATAAACTACAAATTAGATATTAAAGTTAAATTTACCTATTTCCGAGAAGAGCATGGAGCTGAATGATGGTCTGCTCTTCTTGCAAACTGAACTTCCCTCTTTTGATATCGGGCCTCAGGTAATTAGTCCACCTCAGTCGACAGCTCTTCCCACATCTTTGGAGCCCTATTTTACATCACAAAACCACCCAAAATTAACACGGACGTGCATGAAATTAAAAAGGAATTATCTCCTGCAAGCATGTCTGActtataaccttttcttttgttatttACTCTTAAGACAAGTTAATGAAGTTTAGTGTGGAGGATTATTGTACATCACCTGCTTTTGCTGGCAAAGCTCGCCAGCTTCCATGGCCATGCTCTTCGATGTAAGTCAAGAGCTTTTGGTCTTCTTCTGGAGTCCACGGTCCCTTTTTCAAACCCACCTTTTCGCAGCATGGAGACCTCCCCATTTAATTTGAAACCCTAGCTAGCTAGGTAGCTCTAAGCCTGTAAGGCAAGGATATATGATCTCTCAAAGCTTAATTTGGCCTAGAAAAATGTTGGAAAACCAGATAGGGTGATGCCAATATATACATAAACGATACATAAAGAACTAAATAGTATGTGGGGACATGTGGCGTCCATCCACTGGTTTGTTTTTGCACTTCAAATAGTAGGTGGGGTTTCAATTTAACTCTCATTAGCATTAGCACCCCATATATGATTGTGCATGGTACAATTACTCATACGATTTGTATCCTTGCGTGCTCCCCGCTCGACACCTTTTTTTATCTTAATGATATGGTGGGAGTTAATCACAATTACTCGTAAACTTATCATAAAACTGACTAATTAAATTTCTTAGACATCTATCACGGCGATGACTACTTGTATTTTGTCTTATAATATAAAGGATGCGGTTGTGAAATTTGAGTTTATCATTCAGTATATTAAtcgatatatataatatatacttgTATATATTAGCATTTGAGTTTAGGAATGTCCTTACATAATATTTAGGGCTTTTTTATTGCAAGaaatttttttggtatttttttatacaagcaaTTTTGGGAGAGGGCATAAGAACTCAGGACCTCAAGCGCATGAACGGAGCCAATGAAGGCTCATTGGGGCAGATGCTCCACACAAGTAATTCATTGTTAAGTTGCAGACTGCAATTATATACGTACACTTGTTatatttgaagaaaatatatgtatctactatcaaatattatatgagcaaAAGTGCTATTGTTCCATCATCAAATAGAAAAACCCCTCTCCTGCTTCTcatgtatttatatttttctctctACTTTGCCACTTTGCATTACATCATGAAAATTTCTATAACATTGAGATTGTGATATATCATCATTTGGAATCATCCCCATTATTATATTGGATATAAGGCATACCATAAAAGGTTTTGTTAATTAGTTGTTTTTCAGGTTGTCCccattagaagaaatttctagCTTCGTCCCTATTCAGGCGTAAGAGATAATGCTTTTAGCTAACTAAGCTACTTTGTTGGGTTTTAATCGTGCTATAATCCTACGCTCGTTGGTACTTAAACccacaaaatgttgatttttttttttcaattgaaaaaCTTGCACAAACAAACGTTTTTTAAACTGTGAGGGCATTTAATTTTCAAAGGGTATCAGAGCTAGCTAAAGCAATATTGCTCTTCCAATTCATGACGCATACTTTCAAATCCAACTAAATTATCGTACATTGTAGCAGTGAATATAATCGACAGGCACATACAGACCACGATGATTGCAATCTTGTGGCTGTTTGCTTGTATATTGTTGTTATTTTGTGCATGCATGTCTGCTAATTAATTGCCAGACTTACTGGCCAGTGTGAATTTGTGAACTCGAGGTTATAGAGCTAGAGCTGATAGTTGAGGGAGCTTTTACCCTTTGCTTCAAATTTAAGATTTTAACAGGGGTGGGAAGTCGGAGTTTATTACCCGACCAATTGTACGTTTGTTCTGTAAATGCTTCCAGCTATATATACTCAACGCATACACTACGTACTACGTTCTTCAGATTATTTTAGTTAAAATATTGTTAGCATTCTGATAAATGCATAACTTTATGCTACGGCCAGTCCATTAATTCACACAATGTAGAACATCGTGTGAATGCCACAATTtctaaatcaatgtaaaaaacAGTGTAATTGCTGTGAAGATGTTAATATATGGGCCATTAGGTTAACACCCCAATAATGTGCAAAATAAGCTAAATTGCTATTTTCGAAAGTTagagttccaccataaaactagttgacaatatggggagtagccaaATTACTTATAAGTACATGTAAGGTCCCTTTTTTCCCGATGTAGGATTAATACTCTTAACACGCCCTCTCACGTGTGGCAGATTTTCAATCCTATAGcacatggacaacacaaattGTGTGATGTAGAGCACTTGTAGCCGTTGGACTTCACATGCAGGACAACCTGcatgataccatgaagaaagttggagttccaccataaaactaattgacaatatgaggagttgcctaattacttataagcacatgcaaaacTCATTCTCAACACCATATCTACATTCATGTACCATTCCAAGCATTGGGGATTGGGGATGCTAAACATAATATTATAGTATATACATTATGTTGTATTGTTAGTCAAGGATAATTTATGAATAATGACTTAAGAAAATACACAATTATAATTATGAGATTACTTTGTAGAGCATACATGTCTAATCGAATGATTAGCATGATATTTACTAAACTGATTAGCACTTGAGCGCTGTCGTATATATGTTTAAACTTACCAAactgtgattcatttacttccaaacaaacaaattgaaatcCTTGAATGCACTTATTTCTATCTCACCAAAATATGAATTGGTCCACACCGAGCGCCCTAGCGGTATGCACTATGTAAAGATTAAGTATCATAATAAGCACGTTGCATGCATgtagaaaaaaaatcaactctAATTACAATTTGAAATACCAAGGTGACTCTCTTAAAGTGTGACTCTTTATGGACTCTCCGCCATCTTACACTGTCAATTTCCgtaccaacattataaaatattgtaccaAAAGCATAAAGTGATATAGAGTCCATAAAAAATCTCACTTTTAAGAGAATCTCATTATCATTCTCTTACAAATTATAAGAACCTACCGAAATTCAGAAATAGTACTTAATTAATGCAATGGTATTGAAGATGGTGGTAAAGTAGTTAAAAAGTTTCTGTTCAGGGTAATAAAATTACCACCCCCAAGATATAAATACGGCCCTCCCATTTGGTTATCAAATTAACTTTCTTTACAGTGAATTCATGGTTGATCTAATTTCTTGACATGCAATATGAGATGGCTGGTGAGATCATATGAGACGTATTCATTGATCATCACTGTAGTATTACTGGTAGTGATGAATTTCATAATAATCGACTTTCACGTGCATTGTAATTTTTATGACTTTGAGTTCTTCAATTTTATAATCTGGTTCATCAGCGACTTGTAACTCAATTGATTAAGAATATTTTCACTTGTACTCGAAGTTTGAATCCTACTCTTCACTATCACTTGTCAGAGCTGGCCCTGAGACTTTAGGGGCCATGTGTGAAAGTGAATTGGAGGCCCTAAAAAGTActaagaatttaatttttttaattttttttgttcaaaataataattttagttttcaattgagcttctataaattctaatagcacaaacaaatttaacaaatcaACAAGTGAAAAGATGGTGTATTGTTTTTCCTTAACTATTTAGAGCGTCAGGGTTCAAATTTCATGTTATTGTGTggaatttttatattattttgtggaagcttatgcatttaataaaaatataaattgaaattatttttagcccagaaaatttaggttttaaccaagaaacaacttttctgctccaactcttatggcctaaaattttagccccagattatTAAACAATGAATTtagactaatttttttcttaaagtaacttttttaaaataaaaaattatgtagactatcctaatttaattttatgaacattttaatctaaaaatatttagattttgaCAAATACTGAAAAATTACTAaccgacaccatgaaactcgttAAAGTTTAAGCACTAtgcaaaaatatgaaacaaatgaaagatttttttaattactttagccgttagatttaaatttggaccgatTATTTTTACCGTTGAATTTcattaaattagattttaatcgttagattcaatgtatttataaatataaaactaaataaaatatacatatatggtggGCCAGCCCTACTAATCATGGGCTAAATTTGGCTTccatttgagttttaggttttaggccaTATTTTAGCATTGAGTTAGGTTGagtattgggggggggggggggtggggggaaTAGAAGTGGAAATTTGAGTTTTAGCCTAGGGTTAAAGAAGGTCTAAGCCGATGTAAAGAAGCAATAATTCCGCTTATGCTAAGACTCAAATTTGTAATATTTTACACATACTACTATATATACGTAAATGCatgcaaaattgaaaaattgggaGCCCTTCCGATTTGGGGGTCCTATGAGATAGCACCACTTGCACCCCTCAGTG
The nucleotide sequence above comes from Malus sylvestris chromosome 16, drMalSylv7.2, whole genome shotgun sequence. Encoded proteins:
- the LOC126607277 gene encoding uncharacterized protein LOC126607277; translated protein: MDAAAASATTMKAVNFLGTPVTQRITTPTTLTSSIPNCNTKIHSLYLPNSNPRNRAIPLLPRCSTKPGTDTTDNENPQNSTVEPNLDSNPTNPSTPSWKDAIFSPIPPSISSSVTKGLVFDLGLEGSWDSAEVGSPVVKRFLGDEEERWYMWYYGSSNSEGSDSIGLAVSSNGVHWERGGGAVQSSQDVGAVINCGKDWWAFDTQSIRPSEVVVMSSSKVRASSAVYWLYYTGYSAEEAEISSDRRNLELDLENPERMKNGANARKILKSLPGLAISQDGRHWARIEGEHHSGALFDVGLQEEWDSSFVAAPHVVYHESGDLRMYYHSFNLENGVYSIGIARSRDGIKWVKLGKIIGGGRSGGFDEMGAMNPCVVRNKKDGDYLMAYEGVCADGGRGIGLAVSKDGLKDWTKIGDGVVLGASEECGWDNKGVGSPCLVQMDGEEDEWRLYYRGVGDGGRSGIGMAVSEGSDVRRFRRWAGFHL
- the LOC126607281 gene encoding transcription factor MYB16-like: MGRSPCCEKVGLKKGPWTPEEDQKLLTYIEEHGHGSWRALPAKAGLQRCGKSCRLRWTNYLRPDIKRGKFSLQEEQTIIQLHALLGNRWSAIATHLPKRTDNEIKNYWNTHLKKRLTKMGIDPMTHKPKHHEGLGSGSGLARDTANISHMAQWESARLEAEARLGKESKLGFTNANPLQHHLMISSSPNPAHHVVHVSKAPPALPYLDVLKAWQGAWSLTTKSTIRDNVNSMVFSGGSMTAVDDLESPTSTLNFPYVNNAFNPPPMQNINNIVPCESGLLQDNDNVTYGYTDASAAWFAHNYRSGSIDEEENVIVPTGLSSMIMEDFTDVLVYNSEDHQQNASLGGHISENGVGGNGCGGDGFEENRSYWNSLLDLVYTSPSGSPVF